The following coding sequences lie in one Leucobacter allii genomic window:
- a CDS encoding response regulator codes for MKILIADDDPQLLRALRITLTATGYEVRTAADGAEAIAAAIDDRPDLLLLDLGMPRLDGVEVIQAVRGWSAAPILVVSGRAGAADKVEALDAGADDYITKPFAVEELLARIRAVTRRGSADGANPVARLGAVTVDLAAHSVTRLGAEGSRQIRLTPTEWQVIEILIRNAGKLVTRQTILTSIWGTEHAADSGYLRLYISQLRRKLEDVPARPVHIITEPGMGYRLVGVDG; via the coding sequence ATGAAGATCCTGATCGCCGACGACGACCCGCAGCTGCTCCGCGCGCTGCGCATCACGCTCACCGCCACCGGTTACGAGGTCCGCACCGCCGCCGACGGCGCCGAGGCGATCGCCGCAGCCATCGACGATCGTCCGGACCTCCTCCTGCTCGATCTCGGCATGCCGCGCCTCGACGGCGTCGAGGTGATCCAGGCGGTCCGCGGCTGGTCCGCGGCCCCCATCCTCGTCGTCTCCGGGCGCGCCGGGGCCGCCGACAAAGTCGAAGCCCTCGACGCGGGCGCCGACGACTACATCACGAAACCCTTCGCCGTCGAGGAACTCCTCGCGCGCATCCGGGCCGTCACGCGGCGCGGCTCGGCGGACGGGGCGAACCCCGTCGCACGGCTCGGCGCCGTCACCGTCGACCTCGCCGCCCACAGCGTCACCCGACTGGGGGCGGAGGGGAGCCGCCAGATCCGACTCACGCCGACCGAGTGGCAGGTCATCGAGATCCTCATCCGCAACGCCGGGAAGCTCGTCACTCGTCAGACGATCCTCACGTCGATCTGGGGCACCGAGCACGCCGCGGACAGCGGCTACCTGCGGCTCTACATCTCGCAGCTGCGCCGCAAGCTCGAAGACGTCCCGGCGCGCCCGGTTCACATCATCACCGAGCCCGGCATGGGGTACCGGCTCGTCGGCGTCGACGGCTGA
- a CDS encoding lipocalin family protein has translation MGEETGVRSVEAFELDCYLGLWYELGRLPLRFEDDGAVDVTAEYRLREDGAVEVDNRCIDAAGEPTQALGRAEPDPEHPGRLRVSFLPAGLRWIPFTHADYWVLALADGYGAALVGTPDRRHLWLLSREPRLDPATAGRLLAVATAQGYALERWIETPQSGGRVDDARLEEA, from the coding sequence ATGGGCGAGGAGACGGGCGTGCGATCGGTCGAGGCATTCGAGCTCGACTGCTACCTGGGGCTCTGGTACGAGCTCGGACGGCTGCCGCTGCGGTTCGAGGACGACGGCGCCGTCGATGTGACGGCCGAGTACCGGCTGCGCGAGGACGGCGCCGTGGAGGTGGACAACCGCTGCATCGATGCCGCGGGCGAGCCGACGCAGGCGCTCGGGCGCGCGGAGCCCGACCCCGAGCACCCCGGCCGGCTCCGGGTGAGCTTCCTGCCAGCCGGGCTGCGCTGGATCCCCTTCACGCACGCCGACTACTGGGTGCTCGCGCTCGCCGACGGGTACGGGGCCGCGCTCGTGGGCACGCCCGACCGCCGGCATCTCTGGCTCCTCTCGCGCGAACCGCGGCTCGACCCCGCGACCGCCGGGCGGCTGCTCGCGGTCGCGACCGCGCAGGGGTACGCGCTGGAGCGGTGGATCGAGACGCCCCAGTCGGGCGGACGCGTCGACGACGCCCGCCTGGAGGAGGCGTGA
- a CDS encoding response regulator transcription factor has translation MSDRPVRVRLLNDFDVVVAGLRSMLAPFAHRIAVVETEAGGVGGRPADLALYDTFGRPQADPRGLAELRADPGVGEIAVYSWNTDPELVAQALAQGCRGYLDKSLPAAELVARLERIAAGETVVPSGDVTRTADASPGDWPGRRAGLSEREAEAVSLIAQGYTNPEIAARLYVTGNSLKSYIRSAYRKMGVERRAQAVRWAIAHGLLPPDDA, from the coding sequence GTGAGCGACCGGCCCGTGCGCGTGCGGCTGCTCAACGACTTCGATGTCGTCGTCGCGGGCCTGCGGTCGATGCTCGCCCCCTTCGCGCACCGCATCGCCGTCGTGGAAACGGAGGCCGGCGGCGTCGGAGGCCGCCCCGCCGACCTCGCGCTGTACGACACCTTCGGCCGGCCGCAGGCGGACCCCCGCGGGCTCGCCGAGCTGCGCGCCGATCCGGGGGTCGGGGAGATCGCGGTCTACAGCTGGAACACGGATCCCGAGCTCGTGGCGCAGGCGCTCGCACAGGGCTGCCGCGGCTACCTCGACAAGTCGCTGCCGGCGGCGGAGCTCGTCGCGCGGCTCGAACGGATCGCCGCGGGGGAGACCGTGGTGCCGAGCGGCGACGTCACGCGCACCGCCGACGCATCGCCGGGCGACTGGCCCGGCCGGCGCGCCGGGCTCAGCGAACGCGAAGCCGAGGCGGTGTCGCTCATCGCGCAGGGCTACACCAACCCTGAGATCGCCGCACGGCTCTACGTCACCGGGAACTCGCTCAAGAGCTACATCCGCTCGGCGTACCGCAAGATGGGGGTCGAGCGCCGCGCGCAGGCCGTGCGCTGGGCCATCGCGCACGGCCTGCTGCCGCCCGACGACGCGTGA
- a CDS encoding ATP-dependent DNA ligase, with amino-acid sequence MGTLIYTDTLQVQLDDRTLEHLRFVVFEKLRNKESFPLTWVRRDAGRATASTSVWVCPETPIGFQISGEGSSELSRAQIEALMRMSYTPRGLVIAAS; translated from the coding sequence ATGGGCACCCTGATCTACACCGACACGCTCCAGGTCCAGCTCGACGACCGGACGCTCGAGCATCTGCGCTTCGTCGTGTTCGAGAAGCTGCGCAACAAGGAGTCCTTCCCGCTCACCTGGGTGCGACGCGACGCCGGGCGCGCAACGGCATCGACCTCGGTCTGGGTCTGCCCGGAGACGCCGATCGGATTCCAGATCTCGGGCGAGGGGAGCAGCGAGCTCTCGCGCGCCCAGATCGAGGCCCTCATGAGGATGAGCTATACGCCGCGCGGCCTGGTCATCGCCGCGAGTTGA
- a CDS encoding type 1 glutamine amidotransferase domain-containing protein — MTHLNGARVAILAGDGYEDSELSEPLAVLQEHGAAVDVVSSQAGTITGAHGHEATADRTVAEAVAGDYDALVLPGGVANGDRIRMDADAVGFAREFFAQGKPVGAICHGGWILADADVLRGRRVTSYPSLRTDLRNAGAEWVDEEVVVDQGLVTSRTPEDLPAFTAKLVEEIAEGIHPGQHA, encoded by the coding sequence ATGACGCATCTGAACGGCGCCCGCGTGGCGATTCTGGCGGGCGACGGATACGAGGACTCCGAATTGAGCGAGCCCCTCGCGGTACTCCAGGAGCACGGCGCCGCCGTGGACGTCGTGTCGTCGCAGGCGGGAACGATCACCGGAGCGCACGGGCACGAGGCGACCGCCGACCGTACTGTGGCCGAAGCGGTCGCGGGCGACTACGACGCACTCGTCCTCCCGGGCGGCGTGGCGAACGGCGACCGGATCCGGATGGACGCGGACGCCGTCGGATTCGCCCGCGAGTTCTTCGCGCAGGGCAAACCGGTCGGGGCGATCTGCCACGGCGGGTGGATCCTCGCGGACGCGGACGTGCTGCGCGGTCGTCGGGTGACGTCCTACCCGAGCCTCCGCACCGATCTGCGCAACGCGGGCGCCGAGTGGGTGGACGAGGAGGTGGTGGTGGACCAGGGGCTCGTGACGAGCCGCACCCCCGAGGATCTCCCCGCGTTCACGGCCAAGCTCGTCGAGGAGATCGCCGAGGGGATCCACCCGGGTCAGCACGCCTGA
- a CDS encoding carboxylate-amine ligase: protein MDRAFGIEEEFLLLDARSGLPVDRAAEVIRAVPELGRLAEREFLASQLEVATPVCRTAAAAEEFLAGFRTAAADAAERCGAVLASTGLAPFGGAASGAVTPKPRYLRIRAEMREVAAHQFMVGTHVHVEVPSREAGVDALARLARWMPVLLAMTANSPLWCGAATGFASWRHIRGLAWPTAGYPPAFPDGAAYSDGVAELIDAGVLIDAGHLTWTARLSERYPTIELRIADAQLDHRDSVAFAVIVRALVERALRALAAGAARPRCAPALVDGASWLAARDGLGAMLVDPSTGIAAPARVRLVELFDEISEELERFGDRERATAYLARLRRTGSPAERQLGAFRSGGAQALLRLYASAARIPFAAPLGVAPPLAPPRGAEATGLARRLDPA, encoded by the coding sequence ATGGACCGGGCGTTCGGCATCGAGGAGGAGTTCCTGCTGCTCGACGCGCGCAGCGGGCTCCCGGTCGATCGCGCAGCCGAGGTCATCCGGGCCGTCCCGGAACTCGGGCGCCTCGCCGAGCGCGAGTTCCTCGCGAGCCAGCTCGAGGTCGCGACCCCGGTCTGCCGCACCGCTGCGGCCGCTGAGGAGTTCCTCGCCGGCTTCCGGACGGCGGCGGCGGATGCCGCCGAGCGCTGCGGAGCGGTGCTCGCGAGCACGGGCCTCGCCCCCTTCGGCGGGGCGGCGAGCGGTGCCGTCACGCCGAAGCCGCGCTACCTCCGGATCCGCGCCGAGATGCGCGAGGTGGCCGCCCATCAGTTCATGGTCGGCACCCACGTGCACGTCGAGGTCCCGTCCCGCGAGGCCGGCGTCGACGCGCTCGCCCGCCTGGCCCGCTGGATGCCCGTGCTGCTCGCGATGACGGCGAACTCGCCACTGTGGTGCGGCGCGGCGACGGGGTTCGCGAGCTGGCGGCACATCCGGGGACTCGCATGGCCCACCGCCGGATATCCGCCGGCGTTCCCCGACGGGGCGGCCTACTCGGACGGCGTCGCGGAGCTCATCGATGCCGGAGTGCTCATCGACGCCGGACATCTCACCTGGACGGCGCGGCTCTCGGAGCGCTACCCGACGATCGAACTGCGGATCGCGGATGCCCAGCTCGATCATCGGGACTCGGTGGCCTTCGCGGTGATCGTGCGCGCCCTCGTCGAACGCGCGCTGCGCGCGCTCGCCGCGGGGGCGGCGCGGCCGCGCTGCGCGCCCGCGCTCGTGGACGGGGCGAGCTGGCTCGCCGCCAGGGACGGGCTCGGCGCCATGCTCGTCGATCCGTCGACCGGGATCGCCGCGCCGGCCCGCGTCCGTCTCGTGGAGCTGTTCGACGAGATCTCGGAGGAGCTCGAGCGCTTCGGCGACCGCGAGCGCGCGACGGCGTACCTCGCGCGGCTGCGACGGACGGGGAGTCCCGCCGAGCGGCAGCTCGGCGCGTTCCGTTCGGGCGGCGCGCAGGCGCTGCTGAGACTCTACGCCTCGGCGGCGCGAATCCCGTTCGCCGCACCGCTCGGCGTCGCGCCGCCGCTCGCGCCACCGCGGGGCGCGGAGGCGACGGGGCTTGCCCGGCGGCTGGACCCTGCATAG
- a CDS encoding DUF6328 family protein yields MADSTDGAAGAMRAGGPAAETSLGVDGREETPNQRADRNWNELLQEVRVTQTSTQILGAFLLAVAFQPRFTELDDYQRALYLVLVAVAALATAPALALVMLHRKHFGTLQKARVVLTGNRLLKANLVIVSVLTAGVASLVFDFVLGRTAGFVALGAGVLVNFGLWAFIPLAQYRRRPGEVNPADDRHAAP; encoded by the coding sequence ATGGCGGACAGCACGGACGGAGCGGCCGGCGCGATGCGGGCCGGGGGCCCCGCGGCCGAGACGTCGCTCGGCGTCGACGGCCGGGAGGAGACGCCGAACCAGCGCGCCGATCGCAACTGGAACGAGCTGCTGCAGGAGGTGCGCGTCACGCAGACCTCCACGCAGATCCTGGGCGCGTTCCTGCTCGCGGTCGCCTTCCAGCCCCGCTTCACCGAGCTCGACGACTACCAGCGGGCCCTCTACCTCGTGCTCGTGGCCGTCGCCGCGCTCGCGACCGCCCCGGCGCTCGCCCTCGTCATGCTGCACCGCAAGCACTTCGGCACGCTGCAGAAGGCCCGCGTCGTGCTCACCGGCAACCGGCTCCTGAAGGCCAATCTCGTCATCGTCTCCGTGCTGACGGCGGGCGTCGCGAGTCTCGTCTTCGACTTCGTGCTCGGGCGCACGGCCGGCTTCGTCGCCCTCGGGGCCGGCGTGCTCGTGAACTTCGGGCTCTGGGCGTTCATCCCGCTCGCCCAATACCGCCGTCGCCCGGGAGAAGTCAACCCCGCAGACGATCGGCACGCGGCGCCGTAG
- a CDS encoding SRPBCC family protein: MPTVSSDIDIALPVRTVYDQWTQFEDYPAFMSGVEEVRQLDDRTLYWDVRVGGVERGFQAEITEQLPDERIAWRSTSGPPNAGVVTFHRLDERTTRVRLQLEWEPEGLVERVGSALQIDDAQVAADLREFARLMEDNGFATGAWRGTIGS; this comes from the coding sequence ATGCCCACCGTCAGCAGTGACATCGACATCGCCCTGCCCGTGCGAACGGTCTACGACCAGTGGACGCAGTTCGAGGACTACCCCGCGTTCATGTCCGGCGTCGAGGAGGTGCGGCAGCTCGACGACCGCACGCTCTACTGGGATGTCCGCGTCGGCGGCGTCGAGCGCGGGTTCCAGGCCGAGATCACCGAGCAGCTCCCCGACGAGCGCATCGCGTGGCGCAGCACGAGCGGGCCGCCCAACGCCGGCGTCGTCACCTTCCACCGGCTCGACGAGCGGACGACGCGGGTGCGCCTGCAGCTCGAGTGGGAACCGGAGGGGCTCGTCGAGCGCGTCGGCTCCGCCCTGCAGATCGACGACGCCCAGGTCGCGGCCGATCTGCGGGAGTTCGCGAGGCTCATGGAGGACAACGGCTTCGCGACCGGCGCCTGGCGCGGCACGATCGGATCCTGA
- a CDS encoding EamA family transporter, with the protein MGASTRTVPFAGFTLAVGSAASFALSGVFASALIAAGWSAGAAAAARIVCAAIVLAPPTAVLMRGRWPLLRRAWRAVVLFGVLAVAGCQLAYFLAIAYIPPSIALLIEFMGPVLLMLWLWGRTRIPPGAVTLAGAALAVAGLATVSLGGGEGADALHPLGVAFALVAAIGNAAYYAAGATSDHGIAPLPFVGLGLAVAAILLMIACASGALPFAVSAAPVRIAGAELPAVVAVAGMVLVSTVIAYVLGVAASRRLGATVASFTGYSEPLFGILWTIVLLALVPTGRQWLGAVLIVAGVVAVKLGELLSARTRRSAR; encoded by the coding sequence ATGGGCGCGTCGACGCGGACGGTCCCCTTCGCCGGGTTCACGCTCGCGGTCGGATCCGCAGCCAGCTTCGCGCTCTCCGGCGTCTTCGCGAGCGCGCTCATCGCCGCAGGATGGTCGGCCGGAGCGGCGGCGGCCGCGCGGATCGTCTGCGCGGCGATCGTGCTCGCCCCGCCGACGGCCGTGCTCATGCGAGGCCGGTGGCCGCTGCTCCGCCGCGCCTGGCGGGCCGTGGTGCTCTTCGGCGTGCTCGCCGTGGCGGGCTGCCAGCTCGCCTACTTCCTCGCGATCGCGTACATTCCGCCCAGCATCGCGCTCCTCATCGAGTTCATGGGACCGGTGCTGCTCATGCTGTGGCTGTGGGGGCGCACCCGGATCCCGCCGGGCGCCGTCACCCTCGCGGGCGCCGCCCTCGCGGTCGCGGGTCTCGCGACGGTGTCGCTCGGCGGCGGCGAGGGCGCGGACGCCCTCCACCCGCTGGGGGTCGCCTTCGCCCTCGTGGCGGCGATCGGCAACGCGGCCTACTACGCCGCCGGAGCGACGTCCGATCACGGCATCGCTCCGCTCCCCTTCGTGGGGCTGGGGCTCGCCGTCGCCGCGATCCTGCTCATGATCGCCTGTGCGAGCGGCGCGCTCCCCTTCGCCGTGAGCGCGGCTCCGGTGCGGATCGCCGGCGCGGAGCTCCCGGCCGTGGTCGCCGTCGCCGGGATGGTGCTGGTGTCGACGGTGATCGCCTACGTCCTCGGCGTCGCCGCGTCCCGCCGGCTCGGCGCCACCGTGGCGAGCTTCACCGGGTACTCGGAACCGCTGTTCGGGATCCTCTGGACGATCGTGCTGCTCGCCCTCGTCCCGACGGGCCGCCAGTGGCTCGGCGCCGTGCTGATCGTCGCCGGGGTCGTCGCGGTCAAGCTCGGCGAGCTCCTGAGCGCTCGCACGCGCCGCTCAGCGCGCTGA
- a CDS encoding M20/M25/M40 family metallo-hydrolase translates to MSIVTPTSAETPDAALSETARIARDLIRFDTTNRGGGDAEPERPAAEYVAAYLSDLGLEPEIVESLPGRASVVARVAGVDPALPALVLHGHLDVVPADPANWSVDPFAGEIRDGMLWGRGAVDMKDMDAMILTAVAELLRAGERPRRDVVLAFFADEENGGVYGSHHLVAHRPELFAGAETAISEVGGYSIDVDGTRAYLIQTGEKSLDWIRLRARGTAAHGSRVWHDNAVTRLAEAVAALGRHEWPIALCDTTRELVDAIAAILGEDPREVGPEELVLRLGKTGGFIQASLRNTSNPTVLAAGYKHNVIPDTAEALVDVRALPGEQQEVMAEVRRIVGPDVEVETLHSDIGLEAPFTGELVAAMTASLEREDPEARVLPYLLSGGTDNKALSLLGITGYGFAPLRLPADLDFPGMFHGVDERVPLDALDFGHRVLVDLLRSY, encoded by the coding sequence ATGAGCATCGTGACCCCGACCAGTGCCGAGACGCCGGACGCGGCGCTCTCCGAGACCGCCCGCATCGCGCGCGATCTGATCCGCTTCGACACGACGAACCGCGGCGGCGGCGACGCGGAGCCCGAACGCCCGGCGGCCGAGTACGTCGCCGCGTACCTGAGTGATCTGGGGCTGGAGCCCGAGATCGTGGAGTCGCTGCCCGGTCGGGCGAGCGTCGTGGCCAGGGTCGCCGGCGTCGATCCCGCTCTGCCGGCGCTCGTGCTCCACGGGCACCTCGACGTCGTGCCCGCCGATCCCGCGAACTGGAGCGTCGACCCCTTCGCCGGCGAGATCCGCGACGGGATGCTCTGGGGGCGCGGCGCCGTGGATATGAAGGACATGGACGCCATGATCCTGACCGCGGTCGCCGAACTGCTGCGCGCGGGCGAGCGGCCGCGGCGCGACGTCGTGCTCGCCTTCTTCGCAGACGAGGAGAACGGCGGCGTCTACGGCTCGCATCACCTCGTCGCGCACCGCCCCGAGCTCTTCGCCGGGGCCGAGACCGCGATCAGCGAGGTCGGCGGCTATTCGATCGACGTCGACGGCACGCGGGCGTATCTCATCCAGACCGGGGAGAAGTCCCTGGACTGGATCCGGCTGCGCGCGCGCGGCACGGCGGCGCACGGCTCGCGCGTCTGGCACGACAACGCGGTCACCCGCCTCGCCGAGGCGGTCGCGGCGCTGGGGCGACACGAGTGGCCGATCGCGCTCTGCGACACGACCCGCGAACTCGTCGACGCCATCGCGGCGATCCTGGGCGAGGATCCCCGGGAGGTCGGCCCGGAGGAGCTCGTGCTCCGCCTGGGCAAGACCGGCGGTTTCATCCAGGCGAGCCTGCGCAACACGAGCAACCCGACGGTCCTCGCCGCCGGCTACAAGCACAACGTCATCCCCGACACCGCCGAGGCGCTCGTCGACGTCCGCGCCCTGCCCGGCGAGCAGCAGGAGGTCATGGCCGAGGTGCGGCGCATCGTCGGCCCCGACGTCGAGGTCGAGACGCTGCACTCGGACATCGGGCTCGAGGCGCCCTTCACCGGCGAACTCGTCGCGGCGATGACCGCGAGCCTCGAGCGCGAGGACCCCGAGGCCCGCGTCCTACCGTACCTGCTCTCGGGGGGCACGGACAACAAGGCGCTCTCGCTGCTCGGCATCACCGGGTACGGCTTCGCGCCGCTCCGCCTGCCCGCCGACCTCGACTTCCCCGGCATGTTCCACGGCGTCGATGAGCGCGTGCCCCTCGACGCGCTCGACTTCGGCCACCGGGTCCTCGTGGACCTGCTCCGCAGCTACTGA
- a CDS encoding undecaprenyl-diphosphate phosphatase, translating into MGIFEAILLGIIQGLTEFLPISSSAHLRIASELLGIGDAGAAFTAITQIGTEAAVIVFFWRDIVRIIGRWFGSLTGRVARKDPDALMGWWIIVGTLPIVVLGLLFQDQIETTLRSLWFVAISLIVFGLLLGVADRVGRNARPLEQLTWKHGLVYGFAQALALIPGVSRSGGTITAGLFMGYRREAAARYSFLLAIPAVLGSGFYQVFKAVRAPEGQTPMGLTLVATLVAFVVALFVIGLFMKYISKRSFLPFVVYRVLLGIAIIVLLSAGVLTPEGGVAAATATTGGSL; encoded by the coding sequence ATGGGAATCTTCGAGGCGATCCTGCTCGGGATCATCCAGGGGCTCACCGAGTTCCTGCCGATCTCCTCGAGCGCGCATCTGCGCATCGCGAGCGAGCTGCTCGGGATCGGCGATGCCGGCGCCGCGTTCACCGCGATCACGCAGATCGGCACGGAGGCCGCGGTCATCGTCTTCTTCTGGCGCGACATCGTGCGCATCATCGGCCGCTGGTTCGGATCGCTCACGGGCCGGGTGGCGCGGAAGGACCCCGATGCGCTGATGGGGTGGTGGATCATCGTCGGCACGCTGCCGATCGTCGTGCTCGGGCTGCTGTTCCAGGACCAGATCGAGACGACGCTGCGCTCGCTGTGGTTCGTCGCGATCTCGCTCATCGTCTTCGGCCTGCTGCTGGGGGTCGCCGACCGCGTCGGGCGCAACGCCCGGCCGCTCGAGCAGCTCACCTGGAAGCACGGTCTCGTCTACGGCTTCGCGCAGGCGCTCGCGCTGATCCCCGGCGTCTCCCGCTCCGGCGGCACCATCACGGCCGGTCTCTTCATGGGGTACCGTCGCGAGGCCGCGGCGCGCTACTCCTTCCTGCTCGCGATCCCCGCCGTGCTCGGCTCGGGCTTCTACCAGGTCTTCAAGGCGGTGCGGGCGCCCGAGGGGCAGACCCCGATGGGACTCACCCTCGTCGCGACTCTCGTCGCCTTCGTCGTCGCCCTCTTCGTCATCGGACTGTTCATGAAGTACATCTCGAAGCGCAGCTTCCTCCCCTTCGTCGTCTACCGCGTGCTGCTCGGCATCGCCATCATCGTGCTGCTGAGCGCGGGCGTGCTCACGCCGGAGGGCGGCGTCGCCGCGGCGACGGCGACGACGGGAGGATCGCTGTGA
- the mshC gene encoding cysteine--1-D-myo-inosityl 2-amino-2-deoxy-alpha-D-glucopyranoside ligase, producing MRTWTPPEAPELPGAGTAPKLFNTATERLEHPAIHEGRARLYVCGITPYDATHLGHAFTYLAFDIMQRAWRDAGIDTVYAQNITDVDDPLLERAEATGVDWRALADEQIGLFRSDMHRMGMLPPDHYVAVTERIDEIAAAVAALEARGFAYRVPTEGAAGDDVYFDTAAAERDSQWRLGDVSPYAPETRLALSAERGGDPERAGKRGPLDPLLWRAARAGEPSWESPVGPGRPGWHVECSVIATEALGGAFTVQGGGSDLIFPHHEFTAAHATALSGTPLAHAYCHAGLVSYQGHKMSKSRGNLVFVSKLLDGTGAHPGPADPAAIRLGLLAHHYRSEWEWHDADLETAHRRLDAWRAGLTRSSADPASSLAVLQQLRSALANDLDTPVMLATLDAALDRGVDDPRLVADAALALLGVQLEPAND from the coding sequence GTGAGGACCTGGACTCCGCCGGAGGCGCCCGAGCTCCCCGGCGCGGGCACCGCGCCGAAGCTCTTCAACACCGCGACCGAGCGGCTCGAGCACCCCGCCATCCACGAGGGCCGCGCACGGCTCTACGTCTGCGGCATCACCCCCTACGACGCGACCCACCTCGGGCACGCCTTCACGTACCTCGCGTTCGACATCATGCAGCGCGCCTGGCGCGACGCCGGCATCGACACCGTCTACGCGCAGAACATCACCGATGTCGACGACCCGCTGCTCGAGCGCGCGGAGGCCACCGGCGTCGACTGGCGAGCCCTCGCCGACGAGCAGATCGGGCTGTTCCGCTCCGACATGCACCGCATGGGCATGCTCCCTCCCGATCACTACGTCGCCGTCACGGAGCGCATCGACGAGATCGCCGCGGCCGTGGCCGCGCTCGAGGCACGGGGATTCGCGTACCGGGTGCCGACCGAGGGCGCCGCGGGGGACGACGTCTACTTCGACACGGCGGCGGCCGAGCGCGACTCTCAGTGGCGCCTCGGCGACGTCTCGCCGTACGCGCCGGAGACGCGGCTCGCCCTGAGCGCCGAGCGGGGCGGCGATCCCGAGCGCGCGGGCAAGCGCGGCCCGCTCGACCCGCTGCTGTGGCGGGCGGCCCGCGCCGGCGAGCCGAGCTGGGAGAGTCCCGTGGGCCCGGGACGCCCCGGCTGGCACGTCGAGTGCTCGGTCATCGCCACCGAGGCGCTCGGCGGCGCCTTCACCGTGCAGGGCGGCGGCTCCGACCTCATCTTCCCCCACCACGAGTTCACCGCGGCGCACGCCACGGCCCTCTCGGGCACGCCGCTCGCACACGCCTACTGCCACGCCGGTCTCGTGTCCTACCAGGGGCACAAGATGTCGAAATCCCGCGGCAACCTCGTCTTCGTCTCGAAGCTGCTCGACGGCACGGGGGCGCACCCGGGGCCGGCGGATCCCGCCGCGATCCGCCTGGGGCTCCTCGCGCACCACTACCGCTCGGAGTGGGAGTGGCACGACGCCGACCTGGAGACCGCGCACCGGCGTCTCGACGCCTGGCGCGCGGGGCTCACGCGGTCGAGCGCGGATCCCGCGTCGTCCCTCGCGGTGCTGCAGCAGCTCCGCTCGGCGCTCGCCAACGACCTCGACACGCCCGTGATGCTCGCGACCCTCGACGCCGCGCTCGATCGCGGCGTCGACGACCCGCGGCTCGTCGCGGACGCGGCCCTCGCGCTCCTCGGCGTGCAGCTGGAGCCCGCGAACGACTAG
- a CDS encoding proteasome assembly chaperone family protein has translation MSESASRPPRVLVVAFQGWSDAGDATTEVLQHLAALLDAEVLHEISAEGYVDFQVHRPKVVFDGQGNRLLEWPDTKLYGQIERPGAAAADASAPAATESGAETVRRIDGSPVTDLFLLAGVEPARDWQNFADEIVELVDVWAIDSVIILGAMYSDAPHSRPIVTSISSESPELREATGAERSSYEGAIGISTVLELALVDAGIPPVSLWAQVPHYVHSTPSPKATLALLDKLEELLDIVIPRGELLVQANEWEANINRIAAGDEEMSSYIRRLEESRDEALAAETTGDAIALEFEKFLEGGRAQEHRRAATQPPVRPAPDGATTTDGGVDGGADPDGTRTADGTGTDGGAGSADAPEEPPEDER, from the coding sequence GTGAGCGAATCCGCATCCCGCCCGCCTCGCGTGCTCGTCGTCGCGTTCCAGGGATGGAGCGATGCCGGGGACGCGACGACGGAGGTCCTGCAGCACCTCGCGGCGCTCCTCGACGCGGAAGTGCTCCACGAGATCAGCGCCGAGGGCTACGTCGACTTCCAGGTCCACCGCCCCAAGGTGGTCTTCGACGGGCAGGGCAACCGGCTTCTCGAGTGGCCGGACACCAAGCTCTACGGGCAGATCGAGCGGCCCGGCGCCGCCGCGGCCGACGCGAGCGCTCCGGCGGCGACCGAGTCCGGCGCCGAGACGGTGCGGCGGATCGACGGCAGCCCCGTGACCGATCTCTTCCTCCTCGCGGGCGTCGAGCCTGCGAGGGACTGGCAGAACTTCGCCGACGAGATCGTGGAGCTCGTCGACGTCTGGGCCATCGACTCCGTGATCATCCTCGGCGCGATGTACTCCGACGCGCCCCACTCGCGCCCGATCGTGACGTCGATCTCGAGCGAGAGCCCCGAGCTGCGCGAGGCGACGGGCGCCGAGCGCAGCAGCTACGAGGGCGCCATCGGGATCTCGACGGTGCTCGAGCTCGCACTCGTGGACGCGGGCATCCCCCCGGTCTCCCTGTGGGCCCAGGTGCCCCACTACGTGCACAGCACGCCCTCGCCGAAGGCGACGCTCGCGCTGCTGGACAAGCTCGAGGAGCTCCTCGACATCGTCATCCCGCGCGGCGAACTGCTCGTCCAGGCGAACGAGTGGGAGGCGAACATCAATCGCATCGCGGCCGGAGACGAGGAGATGTCGAGCTACATCCGCAGGCTCGAGGAGTCGCGCGACGAGGCCCTCGCGGCCGAGACGACGGGCGACGCGATCGCGCTCGAGTTCGAGAAGTTCCTCGAGGGCGGACGGGCCCAGGAGCATCGGCGCGCGGCGACCCAGCCCCCCGTGCGACCGGCGCCGGACGGCGCGACGACCACCGACGGCGGAGTCGACGGCGGAGCCGACCCGGACGGCACGAGGACCGCCGACGGCACGGGGACCGACGGCGGCGCGGGGTCCGCCGACGCGCCCGAGGAGCCCCCCGAGGACGAGCGCTAG